AATTGTGACTAACAAATCTTGTCTTTAGAATCTCCAGGCTAtacctttttccatttctttcttcttcatgctgttttccaaattaaaatttctCTTAGATAAGGCATTGATAACCATATTTGTACTATGGGAAAAGAGACTAACAATTCTTAACTATTATGCCTACTAGGGCTATTTATCTTAAATAGGTGATGTATACTGCAAATAAAGGAATTGACCTACATGGTGAGTTTTCAAGTATCATAAGCATATTTCTGGGGGAGTTAGGGGAAGCAGCTCAACCCATTTGGTGTTTGTGAAGTTGAAGTGCATCGGTAGTTATGTATTCTATGTATATGTATGGCCCCTGAGGACATATGACACTGTgacttacttattttaaaaacccatttaaaaaatacacatcagTTCTGTAGTCTGTATGCTGAATTGGAAAACAGCAATGTAAAACAatatcatggtggaaggcaaggaattTGGAGCATTCCGTTTGTAAGATACTTTGACTGATAGTACAGAACTCTGTATTGTTACTTTGTCTGGAATAGGTTTTcctgttttcattgttttagtTCAGGGGCATGATTAGTGTTGTCTGGAAATGTTAGTCACTTCCTGTCAAATTTTCCATGGGGTAAATGTGTTGACAAGGTTAGAGGGGAAGAAATAAGGGTGTTCAGGAGGAGCCGTCTAACATCCTAGTTCAGAAATGGGAGGTTTTATAGTGGATAATGCCACTACTGTTGACCATAAACAGCATGTtcctcttttctgtcttctgtgttttttggttttaaaatgagtttaagaTGGCAAAGTTTGATCAGTGAACAAAGctctttcttaaaatggaaagaaacttaGTATCTGCAACTTTCCATTGTGGAACCTACCACTCAGCTCTGAGGAAGTTATAGACGTGTACACTTTCCAAAAACGTAGAAATTCTTCAGGTAATTAAATGTATCTTTGGGATACCTACTTTAACTACTTAAAATAATGGGAGAGGGTCCATTTTACTGTATTATTGGCAACCTAATATTGGGGTTAATGAGTTGTAGAGGAAGAAATATTACTGAATTATGCAGGTATTATCATACTTCCATACAATTAGCAGGTTCTACTTGTGAAATTAGCCTGTATTTAATAATTATTGCTTTTTAATGAGAATCCTTCCATCAGAGACACTTAAAATTACTATCCCTAGTAGACATATAGAAACCATATGTCTAGGTAATTTGATTTACATCTTTAGCTGAGGTGAGTACAGCTATTATAACTGATTTTGTCAggttcttatttattctttatacatGATAACTAGAATATAACATTAAAGTGATAACAAGAAATCTAAAATTGGGAAGCTATCACTTTTGTAGGAAAAAAgtgttaaaagttattttctactCAATGCTAAAATAGCTGGTTGGCtataaagctataaaaattttacaaagaatgagaaatgcaaatatatagaaaatagaaaagataaatatgctAAGTTGGGGAAGACTGCAAAGTTAAAGGTTATAGAAAAGATAAAGTAAGGTTCtactttaaaatgtagaaaaattaggGAAATAAAACTAATGAAACTATAGAAGTGTAGAGAAACAAGAtacagaaaagtaataaaatgctctgaaaataaaatttgtttcttgtattttgtttcaaaattaagGCAACTTGTTAACTTACATAAGAAGTTTAAATCACCGTGAGGCACAAATAAAGTAGTCATCAGATTCTAGTGGGAAAAGATATGTAATTGACGATTCAACATATTAGTGAcccaaatacactcacaagcagCACCATACCCTGATACAAGATGAAATTCAAGTTATTAAAGTTCatcaataaaatatcaaataaggCAATgatctatttttactttctttatcttttgaagTGACTAAATCACTTTACTGGGGTGACAATAATTCCTATTAGCATTAATAAAAAAACTCAGTGCCTATTAGTTTTATGAGGTGGTCCAAGAAGCCTGAAAGCAAGACTGTGTTAGCACAGGAGAAGTGGGTCACATGGCTGAACAGCAGCGGCATGCCTTGTCGTTTTTATTACCTGTTAAGGATGGATCCTCAGTACCATCTCCGGTTGTCTGAACATCAAATGGGGAATGGTGGACAGGACCGCCTAAGCTTTCTTCTTGCTCTTTCAGAGAGATGGAATTTTTGTGGGGAGATTTATGATTTGTGTTTTCATGAGGACTAGCGTCTAATCTTTTTCTAGGAAGTGGTGTTGGTTTGGCTGGCTGGTACACCTGACTATGAGGAGCTATGGGATGGTAGGATGGTTTCTCAGCTTctccttcatcctcctcctcctccttctcctcctcctcctcatcatcaatCACAACCAGCTCGGCATGGATGATCCCATCATATCCTGTCAGAAGcttcttgttttcttcattgtcttcTGCCTGCTGATACCCCATGAATATCATTGTCACTGGTTCTGCATCATTTATGTCAGGAGGCAGGGAATGAACGATATTATATCTGatatcttcctcctcctcctgacaAGTGGGTGAAGAATTCTTGTGTTCAGATTTCCCAAATATTGTCTCTCTGGGGCTCAGCCTTGCCTTTGGAGAGGGTGCCTTTTTGTCCTGCATGACATTTGATTCTTCGCAAGGAGTCATCAGCCTCTTTTGTGGGGTGTGTactgtttcttctgccttttgAATCACTGATCGGGGGTGAGGTACTGGCCAGATGGGGCTGATATGATTGAAGCTGTTGCCCCTTTCCTTGGAAAGTCCATCGTCCATATTGTATATGGATTCGTTTACATCAATGCCCAGTCCATTAGTTTTAATCTTTATCCTTTCTTGAAAGTTTGGTCCAGGGGTCATTGTTTCTCTCTGTGGGGTTGTAGGCCTATAAAAAGGATTGGCATATACAGGCTCATGATACTCTGTTGGGGATTTAGAGTTTCTCTCTGAGGCTTGTCTCAGAAGTTCCTCTACTTCAACTGGTGCCAGGCCATCGGTGCCATTGTATGCTGCACTGTGATTAGAACTTACTGCATATACTGACTTTTGCCCATCGTCATACACTTTTATTCCTGTGCCTTTAAAGTCATCTGATGGCAGAGGTATTGAAGACAGAACTGTACTTTCTCCAGTCTTCAAGTCTTTTTCAACTTTAATTTCCATGGCATATAAAGCTGTTAAGAAAGAAATTTGATCGTTGATTTAGttaacttttcttttataaactcatctgctttcacagtgtttatttttatattaagtataCCCTTTGTGTTCTTTTATGTAAGatgttgtctatttttaaaatttctgacttTACTCATTAACGGTATAATGATTAAATGTAATAACATGAGTTTTTGTGTAATGGTGAATGGAATTattactgaaaaacagaaaatgtggaagcagagaAGTTGATTAGAGAAGATAAGCTGATGGTTCCACATAGTAAAGATTTCACTGGGGAGTCAAAAGATAACCTCATTCCTATTAATAAAGTCAATGAGACAgatgtattttcttttgcatttctcaaCGGGCAGAATCACTCTCTTCTTTTGTCAAGAAGAATGTGTTGCACTATGCATCACAGTGAgtaaagtgcctagcacagtgtaTTTTGTAAAGTTACATCCTTACTGTACAGGCCAGCAGCCTGGTGAAATTGCAGAGGCGTGTTCTAAAGTTTTCACAATGGAGAGGCCGTTTAAACGTACAACTGGGatggaaaagggaggaagaaaactaGAATCATACGcttctcttcctgccttctgtttcttttcatttccactCCCATTTTCAAGTAGAGGAAGGGCTAAACGTAGAGCAGTATCAGCTGCACTGAAACAAATGGACTGGAGAGAACTGGGGAAGCTGAGATTTGCTTCATGACCCGGGTAAGATCCCTATGGCTGGAATTTCAActggaaaagtaaagaaaacaggATTCTGTGCGAAATTACAGTGTGACAATGCTTGCTTTTGTTGTGTCCCCCCACCTTTCTTTTTGAACGCATTTTGTATTTCTCACCTCCTCTATAGCCTCGTGGTTCCTGGCCTTTCTTGACTGCCCAAGAAAAACTGCAACACCCTCATCTGCACTCTCTCTGTCCAGCTTCTCTGCTTTATTCTCTGCATTGCACTTCCTGCCATGAAATATTTagtgaatgcctactatgtgcctagctgaacttggcacatagtaggcattcactAAATATTTGCAGATAGcagtcattaattcattcatttattcattcatttgttgaatgaataaatgactgctATCTGCAAATAAAGAATAGCTTTTCCTTCCACTCTAAAATTCAAAGGTTTCCTTTCTGTCCTCATACAAGCCTTCATTTTTCCAGAAGCTTTGAAACATTAGTTTTATGTAAGTCAGTCTCCCATGGAGGTAAATAAGGCCTGAACTTCCTGAaggaataatttcattttcaaaaaagactCTTAGTAACCCCCAAGGAGTTTCTATTGGGTGGAATATATCAGGAGAAACATTTTTTGACCAGGGAAGCTTTACTTTCAAGAACTTCTCGTCTCCTTCAGGTCTTTATCTCTTTATCCCTGTCTGGTTTGTTAGGGAATAAAACGCACGGAATAAATGCTATTAATATACCCTCATTATCCTCACCTATGCAGTGACTCAGATACCTCATGGGACTTTGTAAAATGGACCATTGCTTAACGTGAAAGAATAAGCAAAGAATAATTGTCATAGCAAGTTGTGAATATGCAACATTGTAAAATCTGAAATTAAGAACATGCCCTGAACACCAATTTCTCATATACCTTTCCTATTTTGTTCATcatcttctatttcttcatttatttccttccttaacCTAGAAGGTACATAGGACTTTGGAAGGTCAGGGATATTAGCATAGATGTCCTCAATTGACTctgtaaaattaatatgaattcaaaatacatttagaatatatttataacaatgggaaaaatttcaaattaccaaaaaacttaaacataaagtAAGTTATTCAAAAACATACCttctgatctttctttcttttccaccttCACAGactataagaaaaaagaattctccatgattaatacagtttaaaaaatggaatcTAAATGTGGATAtgctttgaaaaattatatagaatttGTTGATTCATTTCTGAGagaattacagttttaaaattggGTAACGCTCACTCTTATTATGTCTTCTGTGGTCCGCTCAATTGactttagtttctttaaaatggCCTCTTCCTTCGTTGAAATTTGCAGTTCAGCTTTTTCAAGATCTTGGATCTCTTTCTCAAGCCTGACAACAAAAagatacgcttttttttttttttttttttttgcttaacatAGCACAAATGCAGAGTTCTCAAATATATCTTCCCCATATATGAACTTTTCTTGGAATATGCATGTAACTAGCCAGACACCTTCTAAGAATATAATGTCACACTTAGCATCACACCACGCATCATACTTAATACATAGAAGATACCTAACGTGCGACTTTGAACAatttccaagttttctttttttgacaaagGAACATATTTAGTAAAGCACTTGACCTTTgctctattttcttcattgtaattATAatgttatttccaaataaaagagatttttaaatacagagacaTAAGTTTAAAGATGTACTGAAAGGAATGGTATATTTGTAGTTATTACATAGTTCACCAGTTTTTCATATCCAAGTCACCATATAAATTATTTGGAGAAAACACTATTAAACTGACTTAATAGTCATAGCCATTTAATACTTAAAATTCTTGCATATTCTGTCATTGAAAATGACACTTTCATTTAATTTCAGTTTCCTAAGAGTTTGGCCATATTATAGTGAGTAGGGTAAAGAGATACGGAAATGGACCAAATCTAGGCACAGTAGCTTCAACTGCTGCTGTTTCTAGAGACTACTTTTTCTGGGGGGAAAAACAGGCACACATAACCTGACACAGTATAAGTAACTTACAATGACAAAGAGACAGACATTTGAAATTGGACGGTTGCAAGCATTCTGAGCTGATATCTCGGTCAGCATACAGCTGCATGTCAGATTCAAATAAACTCCAGGGGGCAGCATCGTGACCTCTACTCTATAAAAACATACAGCCACTGGCAATTAAGCATGAAGGCTGGCCCTTGGCAGCCACATAACACACAGTTTCTCAGCCAAATACACTAAGGCTCTAAAGTCCGCTGCCTCAGAGGATGGCTGATTAGATTCAACAGCTGGTCCAGGAGATGACAGCTGTGGATATTCGTGTCAGCTAAGAGAACTGTCAGTTTTCTTGGCTTTCTTCTTGAAGATGGTCATGGGCCTGGCAGCTCAAAAACGCTGTGCTATTGTCACACCAATAAAAGCCCAAGAGCTGGTCAGCTTGCCAGCTCTTTGCTCATTGCTTCAGTTTCAAAGTTCTTACTTTGCTGCTGCCTCTGGCCATTGGTAGATTGCCATTTATAACTGACGAGGTTTTGTTGCATACCACAGaactttaagtgaaataaatgggTAACCTCTGGTTTTTTAGAAGTTATTTAGCTGTGACTGCCATTTTATTGAAATTCCTCCACATCCATGGCAGCACGTCTACCCTTCAGCAGAGCTGTGGGGATATATGTTGGTCCAGTTTGTTAAAGGGGAAAGCTCTGCACTGAAAGTGATAAATCTGGTGCGGTCCTGTCACTGCTACTCACTTCTTATAAAAGCCAATTCTTTTAACCtctctgaaattcattttttacCCTGTACAGATATTTGGTGACACTAAGAGATGATGTATTTGAAAGCATGTTGAATACGGTTAATATCAGATGCAAGTttgttgtataatttttaaaggttttctgCAACACACTGTATATCATTCCCACAGTGTCCTTACCTAATTTGCCTCTTAGAGACAGTCTACAAAGGGAAGCCTTttggaagaagacaggaaggttCAAATCATTGCTGCAAGCAGCTCTTGGACATCAAAACCTAACTGTGGAATCTGGtggacctgggtttgaatcctggctcatCTGCCAGtttcctgtgtgaccttggacaagtcacctgACCTCACAAGACTCAGCActgggccgggcaaggtggcttatgcctataatcccagcactttaggaagctgatgcaggaagattgcttgagcccaggagttagagacgagcctgggcaacatagtgagacctcagtccctacaaataacaaaaacattagctggtcctgcatctgtggtcccagctacatgggaggctgaggtgggaggattgtttgagcctgagcagttgagcttgcagtgagccatgatcacaccattgcactccagcctgggcaacagagtgagatctagtctcaaaacaaaacaaaacaaaacaaaacttgttgtctttattcattcattctctttaaaatatttacttagcaTCTACTTTGAACCAGGCACTCTTCTATATGCTGGGGATCTTACTTACAGTGACCAAAACAAAGTCCCTGCATTCaaggagtttacattctagtgggagaCAATACAGGAGCTGGCAACCTTTTTCTATAAGGAGCCAGATgctaaatattttaggttttgccgTCCACATATGCTTTCTGTTGCATATTCATCTTTTTTCCCATGTTTCTTTTGTAaccttttaataatataaaaacattttttagctGTGTCTGTACAAAATCAGGCCAGGGCTAGATTTGGTcctgggccatagtttgccaacccctgcatTAATAAATGTGTAATACAATATGTATActgcagacacatgcacatacataagCATGTATTGCAGACacacatgtatatctatatatatagatatacacacacatttatgaagaaaaaacatttttgatgAAAAAAGCAGGATAGGGGCTGTAAACAGCAGGCTAAGCGTATAGAGAAAGACTGGGAAGGAGGCACTATTTACAGTGTGGTGAGGAAAATTCTCTCTGATAAAGTGTCATTtgagcagagacaggaaggaagtgAGAGCAGGAGACATGAGAGTTTCAAGGGGAGTGTGCTCCAGAGAGATGGAAGAGTAACTACAAAGCTCGGAGGAAGAGCTGATAGAGTAGAAAGGTGAAATGAAGTCAGAGAGGAGGGACGTGGCCAGATATACATGGCCTTGCACATGAAAGCCTTTTGGGAAGCCATGAGAATTTTGAACAGAGACAAAACATGCTATGACTTGAAATGTAAACAGTTACACTGGCTGCTGTGTAAAGACTAGACCGGATGGAGCAAACATGGAGGTCAGTTGTCCAAAAAATGTAGATGAATATGGCATAGTCCGGATGTTGGTTGCCAGTAGAAGGGCGAGAAGTGGTTGGATTATGTAAATATTTGAGAGAAAGAGCTGCCAGAATTTGTTGATGATTACATGCAGGGGGTAAGAGAAACGGAGATGTCAAGGTGATTCCCATGTTTGTGACCTGAGTAATTGGAAACATGCAAATACAGTTGGCCGAACAGaaatctgggagacagaacaaagGGCATTTATGGGGGATGTGTTAAATTTGAGACCATCACGTGTGATATGGATTGGATACACAAGACTGGAGCTCAGAGAAATCTGGGTTTAAAGATATACATTTGGGAGTTGGTATTTATACATTTGGGAGTTGGTATTTATAACTTTCCTAGAAAGTGAGGGAGATAAGAATTCCAAGGACTGAATCTGGGGCAATGAAACATTTAGAGGTCTGGCCAATGTTAACAACTTcatagggttttcttttctttctttctttctttcttttttggagatggagttctctctctgtcactcaggatggagtgccagggtgcaatctcagctcactacaacctctgcctcctgggttcaaacaattcttctcactcagtctcctgagtagctgggaccataggattgcaccaccacactcggctaattttgtacttttagtagagagatggggtttcaccacgttggccaggctggtctcaaactcttcacctcaagtgatccacctgcctctactccccaaagtgctgggattacaggcatgagctactactcCCAATGACTTCAGCTagtttcttcctgtctctgtccctTTCTGTTCCTGGGGCACAGAGACAAAGCTCTTGGTTTGCTTGGCCATTGACATTTTAGGGAATTTTGAAACGCtctggtgttttttgttgtttctctctgAAGATAAAGCCATGGGTAATGTAATGCCTTATGATTTGTCTTGAGAATCTCTTTAGACTAATATGGTAAGAATATGAGGCTGAAAACCTGCAAACCTCATCAGCATATCTGCTAGTGAATGTTTTTTGAAGGTTTTCAAGTCACTGGGTGAAAGTTGCATTAATAAGTGGCTGTGGTCTCACAATACAACATGACATGTTTGTGAAAACTAAACATGAATAAACACCTCCCTCCCATTCTTAATCACTTAGTCACAGCCAACTCTGAGTTAAAAAGGATAACTAGGAAGCATCTTGGTACTAATTACTTAGAATCACAAACCTCTGACAGGAGATGCCTACTGATGTagaacatttcttaaaatttgcaGCTCAATGCAAAActtgatttcttatttttgtgtgttgatttgaTACTTCTAATATTTATGGACAATATAAATATCAGATGAATGTTAGAGATTTGCTGCTCTAGAAAAGCTTTCCGAAGGATCAGAATGCCAACGGAAATGATGAGAGACTTAGAAAGTATAACTGAGAGTAAGGAATTGGATGCTGCCAAAACCCTCCAACCCCCTCCATTTGGCCAGAAGTCAGCGGTAGCCCAGCAATAGAGAAGAGGAGGTTTGACAACCCCTACACCAGATAATACACTGAATATTTGAGCACTGACTGTCCTTAAGGAGCATAAAACAGAAATTGCCACTACTAGGCAGGGCAATTTTTGTATATCCAGCACAGGGGTTCATAACCAGAGGTGATTTTGCTCCTTGGGGATATTTGGCaaagtctggagacatttttgccTCTCATCACTTGGCAGGGGGAGAAGGGGGTGCTGCTGACagctagtgggtagaggccagggatggtgCTAAATGTCTTGTCATGCCCAGAACAGTTTACTCACAGCAAAGAATTATTTAGTCCAAAGTGTAGATAATGCTGGGATTAAGGAACCCTGGATACCTAAAAGAATACCTGGTAtctgagcacaatggctcatccctgtaatcccagcactttgggaggccgaggtgagcggatcacgaggtcaagagtttgagactggcctgaccaatatggtaaaaccccgtttctaccaaaaatacaaaaattagctgggcatagtggtacgagcctggaatcctagctattcaggaggctgaggcaggagaaatcgattgaacctgggaggcggaggttgcagtgagctgagattacactattgcactccagcctgggcaacaaagtgagactcgatctcaaaaaaaaaaaaaaaaaaaaaaaagcctggtacAGTATAAATTCTTGATATGTATTgtaaaagaaatttgtttttattcatttctttgatattttaaatttttcctcattatttcttcccattccaatatacatacatgtttgtgTATCTATTCTTTTCATTGTTCAATGACCATTCATAGTTAGGAGAATATTCAGCTCTGATTTAAAGCTTAAACAATGCAAGACTTAAATTAGGGACTCATTCCTAATCTCTTTCCAAAGGTAAttttggagaagagaaaaaatttgGCAAGTATAAGTGAAGTATTGGggaaatacatgtgtgtgtatacacacacatacacatacatgtttgcatgtatatacatatgtacatatatgtgtgtttctgtgtgagtgtatatacatatatatgtacaattacatttttttcaaatggaaagcTTTTGGGGAGGTTACCATGGGGTAACTCTCTAACCTACACATGCCTATCTTTCAGCTGATGGGTTAGAATTTCCGTAAGTGCTGCCATCCCCATCTTTAGAAGGTATTACCTTTCAGAATGGGAATTGAGCTCCTTGAAATGCTGATTCAGTTTGGTGAGGAacaggcagcagagaaagagaaataccctTCTTGGTGCCTCCCAGGCTGTTAGGTGGGGCTTGATGGATGAATCAGTACCTCCAACAATTTCTGAGAGATGGTGGGCAGGCATCGTGTGCCAATTTAGGTAAGCAGAGTACATGAAAAAGGATTTGTAATGCTATCCATTATTGGAATCTTTCTTCTCCTTGCCTATTTGCTGGGGAAAAAGAGGGTTATTTTCAAGAGCTCCCTAGGTAAAAGCAGGTACAGTTCATTTCATGAACTGTTGTAGTAATAACCTCCCTTAATCATCACGAGATAATGTCTCCAATCCAATTCCAACAT
Above is a window of Saimiri boliviensis isolate mSaiBol1 chromosome 11, mSaiBol1.pri, whole genome shotgun sequence DNA encoding:
- the PALMD gene encoding palmdelphin, with the translated sequence MEEAELVKGRLQAITDKRKIQEEISQKRLKIEEDKLKHQHLKKKALREKWLLDGISSGKEQEEMKKQNQQDQHQIQVLEESILRLEKEIQDLEKAELQISTKEEAILKKLKSIERTTEDIIRSVKVEKKERSEESIEDIYANIPDLPKSYVPSRLRKEINEEIEDDEQNRKALYAMEIKVEKDLKTGESTVLSSIPLPSDDFKGTGIKVYDDGQKSVYAVSSNHSAAYNGTDGLAPVEVEELLRQASERNSKSPTEYHEPVYANPFYRPTTPQRETMTPGPNFQERIKIKTNGLGIDVNESIYNMDDGLSKERGNSFNHISPIWPVPHPRSVIQKAEETVHTPQKRLMTPCEESNVMQDKKAPSPKARLSPRETIFGKSEHKNSSPTCQEEEEDIRYNIVHSLPPDINDAEPVTMIFMGYQQAEDNEENKKLLTGYDGIIHAELVVIDDEEEEEKEEEEDEGEAEKPSYHPIAPHSQVYQPAKPTPLPRKRLDASPHENTNHKSPHKNSISLKEQEESLGGPVHHSPFDVQTTGDGTEDPSLTALRMRMAKLGKKVI